Proteins from a single region of Deinococcus aquaedulcis:
- the tsf gene encoding translation elongation factor Ts — MLESIKKLRELTGAGMMDVKKALADAGNDEDKAIALLRERGIAKAVKKGDREAKEGIVRFKVDGNRAAIVEVNSETDFVARNSDFQAVVEQLAQAALDAKTSDLEEFKNFSVNGETVATLVAATAGKIGENIVLNRVAYLEGSTVAGYVHSNGKIGVLVDVEGGDDTKAKDVALHVAAERPQFLTRDEVNSSDIEKEREILTNKALNEGKPQQIVEKIVEGQIGKFYSEKVLPEQAFVKDNSLTVAKYLGDAKVKRFVRFEIGA, encoded by the coding sequence ATGCTGGAATCGATCAAGAAACTCCGTGAACTGACGGGCGCAGGCATGATGGACGTGAAAAAGGCCCTGGCCGACGCCGGCAACGACGAAGACAAGGCCATTGCCCTGCTGCGCGAGCGCGGCATTGCCAAGGCCGTGAAGAAGGGTGACCGCGAAGCCAAGGAAGGCATCGTGCGCTTCAAGGTGGACGGCAACCGCGCCGCCATCGTGGAAGTGAACAGCGAAACCGACTTCGTCGCCCGCAACAGCGACTTCCAGGCCGTGGTGGAGCAGCTGGCCCAGGCCGCGCTGGACGCCAAGACGAGCGACCTCGAAGAATTCAAGAACTTCAGCGTGAACGGCGAGACTGTCGCCACCCTGGTCGCCGCGACCGCCGGTAAGATCGGCGAGAACATCGTCCTGAACCGCGTGGCCTACCTGGAAGGCAGCACCGTGGCCGGCTACGTGCACAGCAACGGCAAGATTGGCGTGCTGGTGGACGTGGAAGGCGGCGACGACACCAAGGCCAAGGACGTGGCCCTGCACGTGGCCGCCGAGCGCCCGCAGTTCCTGACCCGCGACGAAGTGAACAGCAGCGACATCGAGAAAGAGCGCGAAATCCTCACGAACAAGGCGCTGAACGAGGGCAAGCCCCAGCAGATCGTCGAGAAGATCGTCGAGGGCCAGATCGGCAAGTTCTACTCCGAGAAGGTGCTGCCCGAGCAGGCCTTCGTGAAGGACAACAGCCTGACCGTTGCCAAGTACCTGGGCGACGCCAAGGTCAAGCGCTTCGTGCGCTTCGAGATCGGCGCGTAA
- the rpsB gene encoding 30S ribosomal protein S2, whose protein sequence is MSYISMKQLLEAGVHFGHETKRWNPKFKRFIFAERNGIFIIDLQKTLKQVDRSFDFIKDLAERGGVILFVGTKKQAQEIVELEARRTGMPFVTSRWLGGMLTNFKTMRTRIDRLNELDDMFESGRVNDRLKAERIKLAAERERLQRFVGGIRKMSRLPDAIFVVDPTKEVIAVQEANRLGIPVIALADTDSDPDVIDYIVPGNDDAIRSIQLITHRIGDLLVEARGGGEDVGAAEGGAEQTEDTESIEA, encoded by the coding sequence ATGTCGTACATCTCCATGAAGCAGCTGCTGGAAGCGGGCGTGCACTTCGGCCACGAAACCAAGCGCTGGAACCCCAAGTTCAAGCGTTTCATCTTCGCCGAGCGCAACGGCATTTTCATCATCGACCTGCAGAAAACCCTCAAGCAGGTGGACCGCTCCTTCGACTTCATCAAGGACCTCGCCGAGCGCGGCGGCGTCATCCTGTTCGTGGGCACCAAGAAGCAGGCCCAGGAAATCGTGGAACTGGAAGCCCGCCGCACCGGCATGCCCTTCGTGACCAGCCGCTGGCTGGGCGGCATGCTCACCAACTTCAAGACCATGCGCACCCGCATTGATCGCCTGAACGAACTCGACGATATGTTCGAGTCCGGCCGCGTCAATGACCGCCTGAAGGCCGAGCGCATCAAGCTGGCCGCCGAGCGCGAGCGCCTGCAGCGCTTCGTGGGCGGCATCCGCAAGATGAGCCGCCTGCCCGACGCGATCTTCGTGGTGGACCCCACCAAGGAAGTTATCGCCGTGCAGGAAGCCAACCGTCTGGGCATCCCCGTGATCGCCCTGGCTGACACGGACTCTGACCCGGATGTCATTGACTACATCGTGCCCGGCAACGACGACGCCATCCGTTCCATCCAGCTGATCACCCACCGCATCGGCGACCTGCTGGTCGAAGCGCGCGGCGGCGGCGAAGATGTGGGCGCGGCCGAGGGCGGCGCCGAGCAGACCGAAGACACCGAGAGCATCGAAGCCTAA
- a CDS encoding aminoglycoside phosphotransferase family protein, translated as MRAQTYIRRWGLEPDGEPFATHSSDLCPVRWQGRKAMLKVARSEEERRGNLLMVWLGGVGAAQVYRQGRRAVVLERVEGAHDLMAMVAAGQDDDASRILCQAAAQVHLPRPDPPRQLLPLDWWFEALFDASTQSDLFAQCWRVAQTLLASPRDVRPLHGDLHHGNVLHSAERGWLVIDPKGLIGERTFDFANMLCNPSLEVATQPGRLARQAGVLAAAAGLDHARLLAWVAAYAGLSAAWHTEEDQTDMARQTLEVAQEALRLSPAL; from the coding sequence ATGAGGGCACAGACCTATATCCGACGTTGGGGTCTGGAACCGGACGGCGAGCCCTTTGCCACCCACAGCAGCGACCTGTGCCCGGTACGCTGGCAGGGCAGAAAAGCCATGCTGAAAGTGGCCAGGAGCGAGGAAGAGCGGCGCGGAAACCTCCTGATGGTGTGGCTAGGCGGCGTGGGCGCCGCGCAGGTGTACCGCCAGGGTAGGCGCGCGGTTGTGCTGGAACGGGTTGAAGGCGCACACGACCTGATGGCGATGGTAGCGGCAGGCCAAGACGATGACGCCAGCCGGATTCTGTGTCAGGCCGCCGCGCAGGTGCATCTCCCCCGCCCTGATCCGCCACGCCAACTTCTTCCTCTGGACTGGTGGTTTGAGGCCCTTTTTGACGCTTCCACGCAGAGCGATCTGTTCGCGCAGTGCTGGCGGGTGGCCCAGACCCTGCTGGCCTCGCCCCGGGACGTGCGCCCCCTGCATGGCGACCTGCATCACGGCAATGTCCTGCACAGCGCAGAACGCGGCTGGCTGGTGATCGATCCCAAGGGGTTGATTGGCGAGCGAACCTTTGATTTCGCCAACATGCTGTGCAACCCCTCGCTGGAGGTGGCAACGCAGCCCGGGCGACTGGCGCGGCAGGCGGGCGTGCTTGCCGCCGCTGCGGGGCTGGACCACGCCCGCCTGCTGGCCTGGGTGGCGGCCTACGCGGGCTTATCGGCGGCGTGGCATACGGAAGAAGATCAGACCGACATGGCCCGGCAGACACTGGAGGTCGCCCAGGAAGCCCTGCGCCTCTCCCCCGCGCTGTGA